One segment of uncultured Tolumonas sp. DNA contains the following:
- a CDS encoding peptidylprolyl isomerase — MKLRKLALLALLPGLVWASGPRVEMQTNLGKIVVELEAEKAPKTVANFLSYVDDGSYNNSLFHRVIPGFVAQAGGYTAGFDPLPTHSPVENESSNGLSNRRGTLAMARMSDPNSATRQFYFNLNDNTSLDANVQPGYTVFGSVVSGLDVLEKIADEPTSVDPKLRASDVPTNPIVITKVTRLD; from the coding sequence ATGAAGTTGCGTAAATTAGCGCTGCTAGCCTTATTACCCGGTTTAGTCTGGGCCAGCGGCCCGCGTGTAGAAATGCAAACCAACCTCGGCAAAATTGTTGTCGAATTGGAAGCAGAAAAAGCACCGAAAACGGTGGCTAACTTTTTAAGTTATGTCGACGACGGTAGCTATAACAATTCGCTGTTCCATCGCGTGATCCCCGGGTTTGTCGCACAAGCCGGCGGTTATACGGCTGGTTTTGACCCGCTGCCAACGCACTCTCCGGTAGAAAATGAATCCAGCAATGGATTGTCTAACCGTCGCGGTACGTTAGCGATGGCACGCATGAGTGATCCGAATAGTGCCACGCGCCAGTTCTATTTTAATCTGAACGACAACACCTCGTTGGACGCGAACGTACAACCCGGTTACACCGTGTTTGGTTCCGTCGTATCCGGTTTAGATGTGCTGGAAAAAATTGCGGATGAACCAACCAGTGTTGATCCAAAATTACGGGCCAGTGATGTACCGACTAACCCGATTGTGATCACCAAGGTCACGCGGTTAGACTAA
- a CDS encoding YajG family lipoprotein — MKKLMLLLSVLLFVGCAASWPQKANLNPVVDDQLDGLYQPGVDVSVNGQDERAGSQIIKIALPDTPVTLIPNQVSPHVMLAERLQDGFQQQGLARGSQSNINIGVVVEELQATLTKPGVMFNANAKSRIKLTVSNNGNVLTKEYNRASSQDSITRPDIHDLEVLLNEQLSEIMAQALSDNQIRGAIKGQF; from the coding sequence ATGAAAAAGTTAATGTTACTCCTCAGCGTGCTGCTGTTTGTTGGTTGTGCCGCTTCTTGGCCACAAAAAGCTAATCTGAACCCAGTCGTCGATGATCAGCTGGATGGGCTCTATCAGCCAGGTGTTGATGTTTCAGTGAATGGTCAGGATGAGCGTGCGGGCAGCCAGATCATTAAAATCGCTCTGCCTGATACTCCTGTGACCTTGATCCCGAACCAGGTATCACCACATGTTATGCTGGCAGAGCGTCTGCAAGATGGTTTCCAGCAACAAGGTTTGGCTCGTGGCAGCCAATCCAATATCAATATCGGTGTCGTCGTTGAGGAGTTACAGGCGACATTGACCAAACCGGGTGTGATGTTTAATGCCAATGCGAAAAGCCGCATTAAACTGACTGTATCCAACAACGGTAATGTTCTGACCAAAGAATATAACCGTGCTTCTTCACAGGACAGCATAACTCGTCCGGATATTCATGATCTGGAAGTGCTGCTGAATGAACAGCTGTCTGAAATCATGGCTCAGGCGCTGTCTGATAATCAGATCCGTGGTGCCATCAAAGGTCAATTTTAA
- a CDS encoding methyltransferase, with protein sequence MNLLTLETSELTLHRYPSTNDPNLQAWDAADEYLLRELTAEQLQSAASQGPILILNDSFGALTCGLAHYEPIAISDSLLSQEATRRNWQTNELEELPLHLQDALAPLPTAPSLVLIKVPKTLAMLEYQLLRLREVVTAETRIIAAGKVKEIHNSTLTLFEQILGSTKTSLAWKKARLIYTQVEDRPVMANPYPTVWPLDNTDYQIANHANVFARASLDIGARFLLENLPRQKRGLIADLGCGNGVLGLMALEYNPEAELLFLDESYMAVASSQLNVEKNRPQDLVRSRFQVGHSLNGIDSNSLDVIICNPPFHQLQTITDDIAWQMFRDAKRCLKRGGELWIVGNRHLDYHIKLKRLFGGAECIASNSKFVILRSINR encoded by the coding sequence ATGAACCTGTTGACCCTGGAAACGAGTGAGCTAACGCTGCACCGCTACCCTTCTACCAATGATCCCAATCTGCAAGCATGGGACGCTGCCGATGAATATCTGCTGCGGGAACTCACCGCAGAACAACTGCAAAGCGCCGCCAGCCAAGGTCCGATCCTGATTTTAAATGATAGCTTTGGCGCACTCACCTGCGGGCTGGCGCATTATGAGCCGATTGCGATCAGCGATTCACTGTTAAGTCAGGAAGCCACGCGCCGTAACTGGCAAACCAATGAGTTGGAAGAACTGCCACTACACCTGCAAGATGCGCTAGCGCCGTTACCGACAGCACCATCACTGGTGCTGATCAAAGTACCAAAGACACTGGCAATGCTGGAATATCAGCTACTACGTCTGCGTGAGGTAGTGACAGCTGAAACCCGCATCATTGCCGCAGGTAAAGTGAAAGAGATCCATAACTCGACGCTGACGTTGTTTGAACAGATCCTGGGCAGCACAAAAACCTCGTTGGCATGGAAAAAAGCCCGCTTGATCTACACACAAGTGGAAGATCGCCCTGTTATGGCTAACCCTTATCCAACCGTCTGGCCGCTGGATAATACTGACTATCAGATCGCCAACCATGCCAATGTCTTCGCCCGTGCTAGTCTGGATATTGGTGCACGTTTCCTGCTGGAAAATCTGCCTCGCCAAAAGCGTGGCCTGATTGCTGATTTAGGTTGCGGTAACGGCGTGCTGGGTTTAATGGCGCTGGAATATAACCCAGAAGCCGAACTGTTATTCCTCGATGAGTCGTATATGGCGGTAGCATCGAGCCAACTCAACGTCGAAAAAAATCGCCCGCAAGATCTGGTGCGTAGCCGCTTTCAGGTTGGTCATTCGCTAAATGGCATCGACAGCAACAGCCTTGATGTCATTATTTGTAATCCGCCATTTCATCAACTGCAAACCATCACTGATGACATTGCTTGGCAAATGTTTCGCGATGCCAAACGTTGTCTGAAACGCGGTGGTGAACTGTGGATCGTCGGTAACCGACATTTGGATTATCACATCAAATTAAAACGTCTCTTTGGTGGCGCAGAATGTATTGCCAGCAACAGTAAATTTGTTATTTTACGCTCAATAAATCGATAG
- a CDS encoding alpha-ketoglutarate-dependent dioxygenase AlkB has protein sequence MPLERQLLTDAELWWQADFLPTPVAQHWYALLQQQVNWQQLPIRMFGRVLLQPRLLCWYGDASYTYSKLTLPATPWPAWFIPLKQQVEQAVGASFNGVLLNYYRDGQDSMGWHSDDEPELGHDPLIASLSLGAARRFTLKHKQQPLKHELLLTEGSLLVMAGHMQHHWLHALPKMARVQDGRINLTFRQIISGA, from the coding sequence ATGCCACTAGAACGTCAGTTACTTACCGATGCGGAGTTGTGGTGGCAGGCCGATTTTTTACCGACACCGGTTGCGCAGCATTGGTATGCGTTATTACAGCAACAAGTTAACTGGCAACAATTACCGATCCGGATGTTTGGTCGGGTGCTGTTACAGCCACGATTGCTGTGTTGGTATGGCGATGCCAGTTACACCTACTCCAAATTGACGCTCCCGGCCACGCCCTGGCCGGCCTGGTTCATTCCCTTAAAGCAGCAAGTGGAACAGGCTGTTGGTGCCAGTTTCAACGGTGTATTACTCAATTATTATCGTGACGGACAAGATTCGATGGGCTGGCACAGCGATGATGAACCAGAGCTGGGGCATGACCCGCTGATTGCATCGCTCAGTTTGGGGGCCGCACGGCGATTTACGCTGAAACATAAACAGCAACCATTGAAACACGAATTATTGTTAACCGAGGGTAGTTTATTGGTGATGGCGGGACACATGCAGCATCATTGGCTGCATGCGTTACCAAAAATGGCGCGCGTTCAGGATGGGCGGATCAACCTGACGTTCCGTCAGATTATTTCTGGTGCATAG